In one window of Paenarthrobacter nicotinovorans DNA:
- a CDS encoding DUF4395 domain-containing protein, protein MSKPSVSLAPARQTANAPAGGVDWRRVFAFPNPVNEYAARITAGLVVILAVTTLLTSWGGGLVALATGFWLRVLFGPRISPLALLSVKVLAPRIGRAKLVPGPPKRFAQGIGAALTSAAVVLFFTGLQPAAWVLLALLIVAASLESLAGFCLGCAIFGFLQRRGFIPADVCEECADISVRRS, encoded by the coding sequence ATGAGCAAGCCAAGCGTTTCCCTGGCCCCGGCGCGGCAAACTGCCAACGCCCCGGCGGGCGGGGTTGATTGGCGGAGAGTCTTCGCTTTCCCCAACCCGGTCAACGAATACGCCGCCCGGATAACTGCCGGCCTGGTGGTGATCCTTGCCGTTACGACGCTGCTGACCAGCTGGGGTGGGGGACTGGTAGCACTGGCGACCGGCTTCTGGCTGCGGGTCCTGTTTGGTCCCCGGATTTCCCCGTTGGCACTGCTGTCCGTCAAAGTCCTGGCGCCCAGGATCGGGCGTGCCAAGCTGGTGCCCGGTCCTCCCAAGCGCTTCGCCCAAGGCATCGGGGCAGCTTTGACGAGTGCCGCCGTCGTGTTGTTCTTCACCGGCTTGCAGCCGGCGGCATGGGTGCTGCTCGCGTTGTTGATCGTGGCAGCCTCACTGGAATCGCTGGCTGGCTTTTGCCTCGGTTGCGCCATCTTTGGCTTCCTCCAGCGCCGGGGTTTTATCCCCGCCGACGTGTGCGAGGAGTGCGCCGACATCTCCGTTCGCAGATCGTAG
- a CDS encoding MIP/aquaporin family protein, with translation MTSSVQAATDPQPGLLARLSAEALGSLFIVLVAVGVSILSSPAAAPLPSALAAGLTVTVCMLAFGHVSGGHFNPAITLGNLIAGRIRALAAVAYIAAQLIGSVVGAALVYVVVTTVPVLADVRAAFGSTAAGFGEHAPAQTQLAGVLLVEVIGSALLVAVFLGAAAGRRALPSLAPFAVGLATAVLLQFGQVLGNLPFNPARATAQAFFSPSWAIEGLWLFWVAPLMGAALAGLAFRGFQGLSLPVGAAAEPRSGTDAINDDFDAGTGTAEEAAGAGSETTPEPLPATPAKDDARDFFDGKKG, from the coding sequence ATGACCTCTTCTGTGCAGGCCGCTACCGATCCCCAACCGGGACTCCTGGCCAGGCTGTCGGCTGAAGCCCTGGGATCGTTGTTCATTGTGCTCGTTGCAGTGGGTGTATCGATACTCTCGAGCCCTGCAGCGGCGCCTTTGCCCTCAGCCTTGGCCGCCGGGCTGACCGTGACTGTGTGCATGTTGGCTTTCGGGCACGTTTCGGGTGGACACTTCAATCCCGCGATCACCTTGGGCAACCTCATTGCCGGACGCATCCGGGCGCTCGCCGCCGTCGCGTATATCGCAGCACAGCTCATCGGAAGCGTGGTTGGTGCAGCCCTTGTCTACGTTGTGGTGACTACCGTGCCCGTTCTCGCGGATGTGCGGGCCGCTTTTGGTTCCACAGCAGCCGGCTTCGGGGAGCACGCTCCCGCCCAAACCCAGCTGGCGGGCGTGCTGCTGGTGGAAGTTATCGGTTCTGCTTTGCTTGTTGCCGTCTTCCTCGGAGCGGCGGCCGGACGCCGTGCCCTTCCTTCCTTGGCACCGTTCGCAGTGGGCCTGGCGACGGCCGTACTGCTGCAGTTCGGCCAGGTTCTTGGCAACCTTCCTTTCAACCCCGCACGCGCAACCGCGCAAGCTTTCTTCAGCCCCTCCTGGGCCATTGAAGGACTGTGGCTTTTCTGGGTGGCACCACTGATGGGCGCAGCACTTGCCGGGCTGGCCTTCCGCGGTTTCCAGGGACTGTCCCTGCCCGTCGGCGCCGCCGCCGAACCCCGGAGCGGGACAGATGCCATCAACGACGACTTCGACGCTGGGACGGGGACCGCTGAGGAAGCTGCGGGCGCCGGTTCCGAAACAACTCCGGAGCCGCTCCCTGCGACGCCGGCGAAGGATGACGCACGCGACTTTTTCGACGGCAAGAAGGGCTAG
- a CDS encoding AAA family ATPase, whose protein sequence is MRIHRLEIEAFGPFATAQHIDFDHLGAQGLFLLNGATGAGKTSILDAICFALYGAVPGARQEGKRLRSDHAAPSAEPRVVCEFSARGRRFEVTRSPAWERPSARGRKGFTTQQAKTLLRERIAGSWEEKSSRNDEVGAELADILGMDREQFTRVVMLPQGDFAAFLRSKANDRLELLQKLFGTQRFEAVERRIARQAAEAARAVQENALELKLLLDRAAAERQQLGLDQAATETAGTTVANPDAGGTAGQEPEAWLAEVAAEVSAEWTRRTDEADQAESLSSRLAEQFRQAQEKSLRHARLGAATQRRVLLELAAPRALENKDKLARHRRASVLSGQLDAVDSSARKYRAAVAKVEQLRERLEAAGLEATNSSASLERLKATYAVLEARLPDEKRLEDIAGRLAAKRREQADHEAAVDRAVDELERLREEATAVSGLIEPLEPAADGLAELERETATAAELVEIVSRHAEAANELAEISEKHLRARATAQDHRQEWLDVRELRLANAAGELAAALESGQPCAVCGSEDHPHPAAAVRSALSLAQEEEHARERFEASEKAQGVLAEQVSAAAQVLAGLAAQGGTVDAEEAQARLLAARTSTSAATKASRTLDQLRSKQEGITRKLAQVQEQHAEDAGAASRASSAVLHLQEQHDTLKADLAGLREDFPSLRERLEALSAERTLLQSAADADRELQQAGQAQADAAVSLQNALPDSGFASAEEARGELLPPADVVGLEKDVADFDTEAARLDELFASEDLVLAAKEVRIGELPLPEAELAEVKLHAADAADRARAAALSAALAAKSVEAIERIRVEYNTLAEAGREPRNQARILAELADTVRGAGDNNYRMSLNAYVLAARLEQVALAASERLVAMSDGRYTLQHTDARAARNQKSGLGLEVVDEWTGQRRDTSTLSGGESFMASLALALGLADVVQQEAGGVDIETLFVDEGFGSLDEQALEQVMDALEGLRDGGRVVGLVSHVAEMKQRITNQLQVVKGRHGSSVRIAEAVPV, encoded by the coding sequence GTGAGAATCCATCGCCTGGAAATAGAAGCCTTCGGCCCTTTTGCCACTGCCCAACACATCGACTTCGATCACTTGGGAGCGCAAGGACTCTTCCTCCTCAACGGTGCCACCGGGGCAGGCAAGACCAGCATCCTTGATGCCATCTGCTTTGCCTTGTACGGAGCCGTGCCCGGCGCACGCCAGGAAGGAAAACGCCTCCGCAGCGATCACGCGGCACCTTCAGCCGAACCACGCGTCGTCTGCGAATTCTCGGCACGCGGACGGCGCTTCGAAGTGACGCGCTCGCCCGCCTGGGAACGCCCCAGCGCACGGGGCAGGAAAGGGTTCACCACGCAGCAGGCGAAGACCCTCCTTCGGGAACGGATCGCCGGGAGTTGGGAGGAGAAATCCTCAAGGAACGACGAAGTCGGTGCCGAGCTCGCGGACATTTTGGGGATGGACAGGGAACAGTTCACCCGCGTGGTGATGCTTCCCCAGGGTGATTTTGCGGCGTTCCTCAGGTCCAAGGCCAACGACCGCCTGGAGCTCCTGCAGAAACTCTTCGGTACGCAACGCTTTGAAGCCGTCGAACGCCGGATCGCACGGCAGGCGGCGGAAGCCGCCCGGGCCGTGCAGGAAAATGCCTTGGAACTCAAGCTGTTGCTGGACCGGGCTGCAGCGGAGCGCCAGCAACTGGGACTCGACCAAGCCGCGACGGAAACTGCCGGGACTACAGTTGCTAATCCTGATGCCGGCGGAACAGCCGGGCAGGAACCGGAGGCCTGGCTGGCAGAGGTGGCAGCGGAGGTGAGTGCTGAATGGACGCGGAGGACAGACGAAGCAGACCAGGCAGAGTCGCTGTCCTCGCGCCTTGCCGAACAGTTCCGGCAAGCCCAGGAAAAGTCATTGCGGCATGCCCGGCTCGGAGCCGCAACGCAGAGGCGCGTCCTTCTTGAACTGGCCGCGCCGCGGGCACTGGAGAACAAGGACAAGCTCGCGAGGCACCGCCGGGCTTCCGTTCTGAGCGGCCAGCTTGACGCCGTTGACTCCTCCGCCCGCAAGTATCGCGCTGCCGTCGCAAAGGTTGAGCAGCTACGGGAACGGCTCGAAGCTGCAGGGCTGGAGGCAACAAACTCCAGCGCATCCCTTGAACGCCTCAAGGCCACCTATGCGGTTCTGGAAGCCCGCCTCCCTGACGAAAAGCGACTGGAGGACATCGCCGGCCGGCTTGCCGCCAAGCGTCGCGAACAGGCAGACCATGAAGCAGCAGTCGACCGGGCCGTGGACGAACTGGAACGGCTGCGTGAAGAAGCAACAGCTGTGAGCGGCCTGATTGAACCACTGGAACCGGCGGCTGATGGACTCGCGGAGCTTGAGCGCGAAACAGCCACTGCTGCTGAGCTGGTGGAAATTGTGTCCCGCCATGCCGAGGCAGCCAACGAGTTGGCAGAGATCTCCGAGAAGCACCTTCGAGCCCGTGCCACGGCCCAGGATCACCGCCAGGAATGGCTTGACGTTCGCGAGCTCCGCCTGGCCAATGCGGCAGGGGAGCTGGCTGCCGCGTTGGAGAGCGGTCAGCCATGCGCTGTGTGCGGGAGCGAGGACCACCCGCATCCCGCAGCTGCGGTACGGTCGGCCCTGTCCCTGGCCCAGGAAGAGGAACACGCCAGGGAGCGGTTCGAGGCCAGCGAAAAAGCCCAGGGTGTCCTTGCCGAGCAAGTCTCCGCAGCCGCCCAGGTCCTTGCCGGACTGGCGGCCCAAGGCGGCACCGTGGATGCGGAGGAGGCACAGGCGCGTCTCCTGGCTGCCCGGACCTCGACTTCGGCGGCGACAAAGGCATCCCGGACCCTTGACCAGCTTCGGAGCAAGCAGGAGGGCATTACCAGGAAACTGGCTCAAGTGCAGGAGCAGCACGCAGAGGACGCCGGTGCAGCCTCCCGGGCGTCCTCGGCCGTCCTTCACCTGCAGGAACAGCACGACACTTTGAAGGCCGACCTCGCCGGTTTACGGGAAGATTTCCCGAGTCTTCGTGAACGGTTGGAAGCCCTGTCCGCCGAGCGCACGCTCCTTCAGTCGGCAGCTGATGCCGACCGGGAACTCCAGCAGGCAGGACAGGCCCAGGCCGACGCCGCCGTATCGCTCCAAAATGCCTTGCCGGACTCAGGGTTCGCCTCGGCAGAGGAAGCGCGTGGCGAACTGCTTCCGCCGGCCGATGTGGTCGGTCTGGAGAAAGACGTGGCTGATTTCGACACTGAAGCGGCCCGCCTGGACGAGTTGTTTGCCAGCGAGGACTTGGTTCTGGCGGCCAAGGAAGTCCGGATCGGCGAGCTTCCCTTGCCTGAGGCTGAACTCGCCGAGGTCAAGCTCCACGCCGCCGACGCGGCTGATCGGGCAAGGGCGGCAGCATTGTCGGCAGCCCTTGCCGCGAAATCGGTGGAGGCCATTGAACGGATCCGGGTCGAGTACAACACCTTGGCCGAGGCCGGCAGGGAACCCCGCAACCAGGCCCGCATCCTGGCTGAACTGGCCGACACTGTCCGGGGCGCCGGGGACAACAACTACCGTATGAGCCTGAACGCCTACGTCCTGGCGGCACGCCTTGAGCAAGTGGCACTCGCGGCCTCTGAAAGGCTCGTTGCCATGAGCGACGGCCGGTACACGCTGCAACACACCGACGCCCGCGCGGCCCGGAACCAGAAATCCGGCCTCGGCCTTGAAGTGGTGGACGAATGGACCGGCCAGCGGCGCGACACCTCCACGCTGTCCGGCGGGGAATCCTTCATGGCCTCGCTTGCCCTGGCCCTCGGCCTGGCTGACGTGGTCCAGCAGGAGGCGGGCGGCGTGGACATCGAGACACTGTTTGTCGATGAAGGCTTCGGCAGCCTGGACGAACAAGCGCTGGAGCAAGTGATGGACGCTTTGGAAGGATTGCGCGACGGCGGCAGGGTAGTGGGCCTGGTCAGTCACGTTGCCGAAATGAAGCAACGCATCACCAACCAGCTCCAGGTGGTCAAGGGACGGCACGGCTCCAGCGTGCGGATTGCCGAAGCTGTTCCGGTCTGA
- a CDS encoding YidH family protein encodes MANERTFLAWIRTSLALLAGAVAVDQLAPNIAPTPVRLVLCVLLALVGAGLAALSYRRWGQMEAAMRQDQALPFSRVMLFMTIVVAVAAFAFAVLILVAR; translated from the coding sequence ATGGCGAATGAGCGTACTTTCCTGGCCTGGATCCGCACTTCGCTGGCTCTGCTTGCCGGCGCTGTGGCCGTAGATCAGTTGGCGCCGAATATCGCGCCGACGCCCGTCCGGCTGGTTTTATGCGTCCTGCTGGCCCTCGTAGGGGCCGGCCTGGCGGCACTGTCCTACCGCCGGTGGGGCCAGATGGAAGCAGCGATGCGGCAGGACCAGGCACTGCCTTTCTCACGGGTGATGTTATTCATGACCATAGTGGTAGCCGTGGCAGCGTTCGCCTTCGCGGTGCTGATCCTGGTGGCCCGATGA
- a CDS encoding DUF202 domain-containing protein — translation MTGTVPESTRDPGLQPERTTLAWRRTLISLVVVDLFIWRSWLTSEPSSGTIVTGLPGLDYQGICALAAAAATVVLASVVWVRSRQLQAGFQAAPTRLILASTLSVMGLGAAAIAAISLGG, via the coding sequence GTGACCGGCACCGTTCCGGAAAGTACCCGGGATCCCGGCCTGCAGCCCGAGCGGACCACCCTTGCCTGGCGCAGGACGCTGATCTCCCTGGTGGTGGTGGACCTGTTCATCTGGCGGAGTTGGCTGACATCAGAGCCTTCCTCCGGCACCATCGTTACCGGCCTGCCTGGACTGGACTACCAAGGGATCTGTGCGCTGGCCGCCGCGGCGGCCACCGTTGTCCTCGCTTCCGTGGTGTGGGTGCGCTCACGGCAACTCCAGGCCGGCTTCCAGGCAGCCCCCACGCGGTTGATCCTGGCCAGCACCCTGTCCGTGATGGGCCTGGGCGCCGCCGCGATCGCGGCCATTTCCTTGGGCGGATAA
- a CDS encoding exonuclease domain-containing protein translates to MALDFTAIDFETANGFRGSPCSVGLSKVRNGVVVEEASWLMRPPENHDHFEFHNTRIHGIRAEDVAGQPRFGELFPEIGAFIGGDILAAHNAAFDLGVIRSGLEVSGLAGPAYDYVCTVMLSRRCYSLVSNSLPYAAEEAGVPLVNHHDAAEDARACAGILVDIARRNDANSIAELYLSLGLSLPSQPAFDPAFGLSKATMSALAARTGSSFERTLDRTPGIAGGWSAWPEEGPNPLPNPAAEPGHPLFGQTVVFTGDLAITRPEAKSRAAEMGARPESRVTARTTVLIVGDGFVAGDLRAGRLTGKAKRVLELHAKGQQIEVVSEGEFLQMVGGA, encoded by the coding sequence GTGGCATTGGACTTTACGGCGATCGACTTTGAAACAGCCAACGGCTTCAGGGGGTCGCCCTGTTCAGTGGGTCTCAGCAAGGTCCGCAACGGGGTTGTTGTGGAGGAAGCCTCCTGGCTGATGCGTCCCCCGGAGAACCACGATCATTTTGAGTTCCACAACACCCGCATCCACGGCATCCGTGCCGAGGACGTAGCGGGCCAGCCCAGGTTCGGTGAGCTGTTCCCCGAAATCGGCGCGTTCATCGGCGGCGATATCCTGGCCGCACACAACGCCGCCTTCGACCTCGGAGTCATCAGGTCGGGGTTGGAAGTCTCCGGTCTCGCCGGGCCGGCCTACGACTACGTCTGCACCGTGATGCTTTCGCGCCGGTGCTATTCACTCGTTTCGAACTCCCTGCCGTATGCGGCCGAAGAAGCCGGCGTACCGCTCGTGAACCATCACGACGCCGCAGAGGATGCCCGCGCATGCGCCGGGATCCTGGTGGACATCGCACGGCGCAACGATGCCAACAGCATCGCCGAGCTCTACCTTTCCCTGGGACTCAGCCTGCCAAGCCAGCCCGCTTTCGACCCCGCCTTCGGATTGTCCAAGGCGACGATGTCCGCGTTGGCCGCCAGGACCGGCAGCTCCTTCGAGCGAACACTGGACCGCACTCCGGGCATCGCCGGCGGCTGGTCTGCCTGGCCGGAGGAAGGACCCAATCCTCTGCCCAACCCCGCGGCAGAGCCCGGCCACCCCCTGTTCGGGCAAACAGTGGTCTTCACCGGAGACCTCGCGATCACCCGGCCGGAAGCCAAATCGCGGGCCGCGGAGATGGGCGCCCGGCCCGAAAGCCGCGTCACCGCCCGGACCACGGTTCTCATTGTCGGCGACGGTTTCGTGGCCGGAGACCTTCGTGCCGGACGGCTCACGGGCAAAGCCAAACGGGTCCTGGAACTCCACGCCAAGGGCCAACAAATCGAGGTCGTCTCGGAGGGCGAGTTCCTGCAGATGGTCGGCGGCGCATAA
- a CDS encoding MFS transporter, which yields MEKTSVASQPLSSTPARTSRLPGRFARLPELAGPGFLPLGLFARLPLAMLTVGTLTLVTSVSHSYAIGGMAAGAVGIGSALGAPVLGSLADRAGQRIVLLVAAVINTLAVAGLLAAAYITPGYGEVADAAGVLIAAFLAGASCPQVGPMARVRWMALTTRNLSPGATGGKRSVAANRADLDTALSYEGTADEVTFVLGPALVGVLASMVAPWLPLALAAVMTITLVPAFAVHPSQQAVVPAPRKVKAGVEGSGEEGTQAAAPRRKRWAGAVVAVPVVAMVCMGTFFGATQNALSAFSAQYATAEIAGLLYAVMGLSSAVAALSVAFWPQRFSLASRWVVAALAMSALSLLLLLPAGIWPMVFVLLVLGIPVGPVMVTVFSIGGVVAPSGRMATVMTALASGIVAGTALGSYLAGQLAETQGPGAALVVSMAAAAGLLLLGVVTSLVMKRQPQA from the coding sequence ATGGAAAAAACTTCTGTGGCCTCCCAGCCCTTGTCATCGACACCCGCGCGGACCTCGCGTCTGCCTGGCCGTTTCGCACGGCTTCCGGAACTTGCCGGACCTGGTTTCCTGCCGCTGGGCCTCTTCGCCCGGCTCCCCCTCGCCATGTTGACCGTTGGCACCCTGACCTTGGTGACCTCAGTCAGCCACTCGTATGCAATCGGTGGCATGGCTGCGGGAGCGGTCGGCATCGGCTCCGCCCTGGGCGCACCTGTCCTGGGCTCCCTGGCTGATCGTGCGGGGCAACGCATCGTCCTGCTCGTCGCCGCGGTCATCAATACCCTGGCTGTTGCCGGGCTTTTGGCCGCCGCCTATATCACTCCCGGCTACGGGGAGGTAGCCGATGCTGCGGGCGTCCTGATCGCGGCCTTCCTTGCCGGTGCGAGTTGCCCCCAGGTAGGTCCCATGGCCCGCGTGCGCTGGATGGCCCTGACCACCCGCAATCTTTCTCCCGGCGCAACCGGCGGCAAAAGAAGCGTGGCCGCCAACCGGGCTGATCTTGACACGGCACTGTCTTACGAAGGCACAGCTGACGAGGTGACGTTCGTGCTCGGCCCGGCGCTGGTGGGTGTGCTGGCCAGCATGGTAGCCCCATGGCTGCCGCTCGCGCTTGCCGCCGTCATGACCATCACCCTGGTCCCTGCTTTCGCCGTCCACCCCAGCCAGCAGGCCGTGGTGCCGGCTCCGCGCAAGGTGAAGGCCGGCGTCGAGGGTTCAGGCGAAGAGGGCACTCAGGCGGCCGCGCCGCGACGCAAGCGGTGGGCCGGGGCGGTAGTGGCGGTGCCGGTGGTGGCCATGGTGTGCATGGGCACCTTCTTCGGTGCGACGCAGAACGCGTTGAGCGCCTTTTCAGCGCAATACGCCACTGCAGAGATTGCGGGCCTGTTGTACGCGGTGATGGGTCTGAGCTCGGCGGTTGCCGCGTTGTCTGTCGCGTTCTGGCCGCAGCGCTTCAGCTTGGCTTCGCGGTGGGTTGTGGCTGCCTTGGCGATGTCCGCTTTGTCCTTGCTGCTGCTTCTTCCTGCGGGTATCTGGCCCATGGTTTTCGTACTGCTGGTGCTCGGCATTCCGGTGGGTCCGGTCATGGTCACGGTCTTCAGCATCGGAGGCGTCGTTGCCCCGTCCGGCCGAATGGCGACTGTCATGACTGCCCTGGCCAGCGGGATTGTGGCCGGTACGGCGCTTGGCTCCTACCTGGCCGGACAGCTGGCCGAGACGCAGGGCCCGGGCGCAGCTTTGGTGGTTTCCATGGCCGCCGCCGCGGGCCTCCTGCTGCTGGGTGTTGTGACGTCCTTGGTGATGAAGCGCCAGCCTCAGGCGTAG
- a CDS encoding TetR/AcrR family transcriptional regulator — protein sequence MARVPAEERRLQFVEAAARVIAQDGLASATTRRIASEADAPLAALHYCFRSKDELLEEVYNFLSRDYAKALDPVPDPGMGLRHMVGAHARRIWSRMLENPHEQVTTFELLLRRFRVEADDQPQALLMNRSMYDGWVSSTLELFRGAAEAAGEPVPANLEDITRLFISGIDGISMQHLADPDEERSKRLVELMARSLSGALDYA from the coding sequence ATGGCAAGGGTTCCCGCCGAAGAAAGGCGCCTGCAGTTCGTCGAGGCGGCAGCCAGGGTGATCGCACAGGATGGGTTGGCATCGGCTACGACACGTCGGATCGCCAGCGAGGCCGACGCCCCCCTCGCGGCATTGCACTACTGTTTCCGCAGCAAGGACGAACTCCTCGAAGAGGTCTATAACTTCCTCAGCAGGGACTACGCCAAGGCACTGGACCCCGTCCCCGACCCCGGCATGGGCCTGCGCCACATGGTGGGCGCCCACGCCCGGCGCATCTGGAGCCGCATGCTGGAAAACCCCCACGAACAAGTAACCACGTTCGAACTGCTGCTCCGACGCTTCCGGGTGGAAGCCGACGACCAGCCACAGGCATTGCTCATGAACCGCTCCATGTACGACGGGTGGGTGAGCTCAACGCTGGAGTTGTTCCGCGGAGCCGCTGAAGCCGCCGGCGAGCCCGTCCCCGCCAATCTGGAGGACATCACCCGCTTGTTCATCTCGGGGATCGACGGCATCAGCATGCAGCACCTGGCAGACCCCGACGAGGAGCGGTCCAAGCGCTTGGTGGAGCTCATGGCCAGGTCCCTGTCCGGTGCGCTCGACTACGCCTGA
- a CDS encoding ADP-ribosylglycohydrolase family protein, translating into MSVEATSPATPSFKSRVYGSLLGGALGDSLGYAVEFDSIAAIRARYGSAGLTSFEQLDGGSHFSDDTQMTLYTVDGLVEALEWANDGVAADEIACLWLAYLRWLATQDVAVSSSAPVPQPRWIDAQAVLRHRRAPGNACLSGLASGEMGTVARPVNPESKGCGTVMRSAPFGLIPHISRDAVYKLSSDAASLTHGHPSARLSAAAFSLLIHHIVAGSDVRDAAKEALAYVNNVPTKAPELSESLEAALQLSARNTVLSPEELTAALGEGWVAEEALAVGLYAVLATSGGDPAEHFRNAVAVAVNHSGDSDSTGSIAGNILGAFYGEECLPADWLEALEAPEVIRGMADRLLAVTTG; encoded by the coding sequence ATGAGTGTTGAAGCTACTTCCCCCGCCACGCCGTCCTTCAAGTCCCGTGTCTACGGCTCCCTTTTGGGCGGGGCCCTGGGCGATTCCCTGGGATACGCCGTCGAGTTTGACTCCATCGCGGCGATTCGGGCACGCTACGGCTCCGCGGGACTGACCTCGTTTGAACAGCTCGACGGCGGCAGCCACTTTTCGGACGACACCCAGATGACGCTGTACACGGTGGATGGTCTGGTGGAGGCGCTCGAATGGGCGAACGATGGAGTGGCGGCAGACGAGATCGCCTGCCTGTGGCTTGCCTACCTGCGCTGGCTTGCGACGCAGGACGTTGCGGTTTCCTCGTCAGCGCCCGTCCCGCAGCCCCGGTGGATCGATGCCCAGGCTGTGCTCCGGCACCGGCGGGCTCCGGGCAACGCCTGCCTCAGTGGCCTGGCCTCGGGCGAGATGGGAACGGTGGCGCGGCCGGTGAATCCTGAGTCCAAAGGATGCGGCACAGTAATGCGTTCGGCGCCGTTCGGCCTGATCCCCCACATCTCCCGGGACGCCGTCTACAAACTCAGTTCCGACGCAGCCTCGTTGACCCACGGACACCCTTCAGCACGGCTAAGCGCGGCCGCCTTCAGCCTGCTGATCCATCACATTGTTGCCGGCAGCGATGTCCGGGACGCAGCCAAGGAAGCCCTCGCATATGTGAACAACGTCCCCACCAAGGCCCCGGAGCTCTCCGAGAGCCTTGAAGCCGCGTTGCAGTTGTCCGCCCGGAACACAGTATTGAGCCCGGAAGAGCTGACCGCAGCGCTCGGTGAGGGGTGGGTTGCCGAGGAGGCACTCGCCGTCGGGCTTTACGCCGTTCTGGCTACCAGCGGCGGGGACCCCGCCGAGCACTTCCGCAATGCTGTGGCGGTTGCCGTAAACCACAGCGGCGACAGCGACTCCACAGGCTCCATCGCAGGAAACATCCTGGGCGCCTTTTATGGTGAAGAGTGCCTTCCCGCGGACTGGCTGGAAGCACTGGAAGCCCCCGAGGTCATTCGCGGCATGGCGGACAGGCTGCTTGCCGTGACCACCGGCTGA
- a CDS encoding exonuclease SbcCD subunit D encodes MRLLHTSDWHLGRSFHGVGMLEAQRGFVDQLVTFVDANSVDVVLIAGDVYDRALPGLDVVTLLDDALVRLTRAGASVVLTSGNHDSAIRLGFASRLLERGGVHLRTRVEDLDSPIVFPFGAERDAPGQVAIYGIPFLEPRLVAERLGVDSANHFDVTQQAVGLIKKDVERRRESGPVYPVVLAHTFASGGITSESERDLSIGGLGAVPLDLFEGFTYTALGHLHGRQQLAGNVRYSGSPLAYSFSEAKHSKGAWLVDINPSGDIDVQEVVWEAPKTLAVLRGTLDELLESGEYAWAEEAYCQITITDAQRPTQAMERLRVRFPDTLVLSFDPEGAGTRTTTSYSDRLAKAQDDLGVCCGFLEHVRDRGAGEAEEAALREALEAVRLEEAEL; translated from the coding sequence ATGCGGTTACTCCATACTTCGGATTGGCATCTGGGCCGGTCGTTCCACGGCGTTGGCATGCTCGAGGCCCAACGCGGCTTCGTGGACCAGCTGGTGACTTTCGTCGACGCCAACTCGGTGGACGTCGTGCTGATCGCAGGGGACGTTTATGATCGCGCCCTGCCGGGCCTGGACGTCGTCACGCTGTTGGATGATGCTTTGGTGCGGCTCACCCGGGCCGGGGCCAGCGTTGTGCTCACCAGCGGCAATCACGATTCCGCCATCAGACTGGGTTTCGCTTCCCGGTTGCTGGAACGAGGGGGAGTGCACTTGCGCACGCGGGTGGAGGACCTGGACAGCCCCATTGTTTTCCCTTTTGGAGCCGAACGGGACGCCCCGGGCCAAGTGGCGATCTACGGAATTCCCTTCCTTGAACCCCGCCTTGTGGCCGAGCGGCTGGGCGTGGACTCTGCCAACCACTTTGACGTCACACAGCAGGCAGTAGGGCTTATCAAGAAGGACGTTGAACGTCGCCGCGAATCCGGACCTGTCTACCCGGTGGTCCTGGCACACACCTTTGCCAGCGGAGGCATCACGTCCGAAAGCGAGAGGGACCTCAGTATCGGGGGACTGGGAGCGGTGCCCTTGGACCTCTTCGAAGGATTCACTTACACGGCACTGGGCCACCTCCACGGACGGCAGCAATTGGCCGGCAATGTCCGCTACTCGGGTTCGCCGCTGGCGTACTCATTCTCCGAAGCCAAGCACAGCAAAGGTGCCTGGTTGGTGGACATCAACCCGTCAGGGGACATCGACGTCCAGGAAGTAGTGTGGGAAGCCCCCAAGACCCTGGCCGTACTGCGCGGGACTTTGGATGAGCTCCTGGAGTCCGGGGAGTATGCCTGGGCGGAAGAGGCCTACTGCCAGATCACCATTACTGACGCACAGCGGCCAACCCAGGCCATGGAAAGACTGAGAGTCCGCTTTCCGGACACGTTGGTCCTTTCCTTTGATCCCGAAGGCGCCGGGACCCGGACTACGACGAGCTACAGTGACCGACTCGCCAAGGCCCAGGACGATCTCGGAGTCTGCTGCGGCTTTCTGGAGCATGTCCGGGACCGCGGAGCCGGCGAGGCCGAAGAAGCTGCGCTCCGGGAAGCACTCGAAGCCGTCCGCTTGGAAGAGGCGGAACTGTGA